Genomic window (Psilocybe cubensis strain MGC-MH-2018 chromosome 1, whole genome shotgun sequence):
TCCAAGAGATTGACGTGTACCGCAAAATGCTGTTGAAAGGTATAGCCACGTTAAGAGAAAAACCGGTGAATATGTCAAGCTGCAAATTTACTCACTTCCACAATCTCAACCTTGTTATCATCTCCTACCCCAGAATTAAACTGGTTAGATGCTGCTGTTGTACTGACCACAGCGCCCTGGTTGTACGACTCCTGAGCTGCTGTTGGTTTTCCTACTCCTGTGACACACGAACTCCCTCCCGGCATCgacatttcttcttcatctaaCGTTGCTGCTGATTCATCCAAAGTTAGAGCGATATCCGAATGCACCATTATACCCCCTGGCATCATTTGCGCTTCTACCGCCGTCCCCAGATCTGTCTCCGCCGAACCTTTTCTCAGATCATCGTTCCCTGTCGGCACGGGATATTGTTCTTTTCCGTTGGTGGGCGTCGAAGATGTTTCAGCATTTGTTTCCACAATGGAAATGCGACCATGCACCGAACTTTTCGTTATTAGTGCATGGTCTCCATGGATTCCAACGACCCAACCTCTGTGATCGAAATAGGGGCCGCTCACAACTCGAACGAATTGCCCGATTTTTGGTGACTTGAGAATGTCTAGCCATGTTCCCCTAACACTGTAGCGGATTTCACGTTCACCTTCGATTGTTGATTGTTCTGCTTCAACGTCGTATGTGTCCAGCTTTTTCAGCACTGCAGGTTCCCACTTTGCAGACCGATTCGCAACGTCGGGTGTACGAAAAAgaacctcctcttccagtCCTAAGCACCATTCCCGAGGACGTGGCATACGCGCTCGCATTATGTCGGGATGATTGGTGCTCCTAAACATGGAGAAGTGGGAATACGGAATATCCATGACGGAATTTGCGATGGAGGTATAGTCGAAATCCTTTTCCAACAGTCCATGGTCAAACTTGAGAAGTCCAAGCGTGTATGATCCATCCGCATTGCGAATAATGGGAGTAGAAATGAGTTTGCGGGCTTCTTCAGGGTCGAAAAGTTTTGCTGGGGGTACTAGTACCGATGACTTTCTCTTTTGTGACTTTGCAGATTGCGAATTTAGCCGAGGAATGAGAAGAACCTGAGCGCCCCAGGAAAAAGTCGCTGAAATCAGTCCAACGTCTCCTTTGTATATGCCTTTCTTAACCAAAACCCAGGTCCCAACCTCAAAATCCTTCTTGACATCCCTCATCGTAAGAAGTTCGTGCTGATGGTTCCGATCCACTATTTCGCGCTTGACTCCAAGGTGGTTACGAAGGATTCCGGGCGTGGACAAGAGCAGATTCACGAGGGCTGGATCCATGATACCTTCAACGTAGATACTTCCGCGTATAGAGCCGCGAGTAAATGCGGAACGAATATGGTGGATCTCCCTTGCGGTCTGGAGAAGGGATAGGACAGCTGCATCCTCAGAGCCGATCTGCAAAagttgatagaaaaataatcAAGGGATAGGTATTCAGACTTACCCGACATCCAACCCTCCAGAGAGGATAGTCATTCTCAAGCGGAAGACGCGCAATCTTCTCCTGGAGCATGGTTAtcctatcttcctcctccaaacgTATAACCGGACGTGGTTGACGAGGGCCCTTTGCTTGAGCCTCCAGGCGAGCCAGTAGTTGGTTAAATGAATCCTCCTCGCTGTCATCTTCTGGCCTATGGAACGCCATAGAGCCTATGTG
Coding sequences:
- a CDS encoding Transcription elongation factor SPT5, with translation MKRVMRNVRQFLDTEAQNGTLKASCSECCDRLDLTVFTDAFINDGAEVDGEDHIGSMAFHRPEDDSEEDSFNQLLARLEAQAKGPRQPRPVIRLEEEDRITMLQEKIARLPLENDYPLWRVGCRIGSEDAAVLSLLQTAREIHHIRSAFTRGSIRGSIYVEGIMDPALVNLLLSTPGILRNHLGVKREIVDRNHQHELLTMRDVKKDFEVGTWVLVKKGIYKGDVGLISATFSWGAQVLLIPRLNSQSAKSQKRKSSVLVPPAKLFDPEEARKLISTPIIRNADGSYTLGLLKFDHGLLEKDFDYTSIANSVMDIPYSHFSMFRSTNHPDIMRARMPRPREWCLGLEEEVLFRTPDVANRSAKWEPAVLKKLDTYDVEAEQSTIEGEREIRYSVRGTWLDILKSPKIGQFVRVVSGPYFDHRGWVVGIHGDHALITKSSVHGRISIVETNAETSSTPTNGKEQYPVPTGNDDLRKGSAETDLGTAVEAQMMPGGIMVHSDIALTLDESAATLDEEEMSMPGGSSCVTGVGKPTAAQESYNQGAVVSTTAASNQFNSGVGDDNKVEIVEHFAVHVNLLDTSFTEPLPLVDVTLLSESDPVHTKFLRHPWTGLEVIIQKHLHPRKGETGRIKDVLHHTDNAGLQLVIQLTRFNPFAPFQTIVVDYDDVVELLTFNELVLFLDPGPKFFRPIPKSSMKHVRVLPGVPQTIASASGTPMYSEPTATPAWDPSSRTPIGTPQSITPAWDPSSRTPDPTAHSPTSLALSDVSTSVSSSSETNCHTTSSSVCEHVLLNPKLVDISLNVVVNGGQFSNKTLVASTVWDANNLVLRCKKYSSWTMVDPAWVTPKYANRIHDNGPLVVIKGEHCGKFVRRIHHEGTSDNPTVLVAVVTRSKDRVDVLTGERFILSTDFLCSVPESKKDRDLNSNVMTQLKDQYKKKIL